The following proteins come from a genomic window of Hymenobacter canadensis:
- a CDS encoding IS5 family transposase yields the protein MAQQSGYPSDVSDTEWMFVAPYLALVREEAPQREHALRDVFNALRYLVKTGCGWRYLPHDLPPWAAVYQQWARWRDNRCFEHMMADLRELARVLAGREAEPTAVILDSRTVQSTPESGARAGYDGAKRRKGSKVHVAVDTLGHLLAAVVTPANESDRGQVEALCQRVQQVTGQKVQVAYVDQGYTGEAAEYAAAVHDIDLRVIAKPAGQTGFVLLPRRWVVERSFGWAARFRRLARDYERLALTMQQFHFLAFATLLLAKGVFRATSP from the coding sequence ATGGCACAGCAAAGCGGATACCCCAGCGACGTATCGGATACAGAATGGATGTTTGTAGCACCCTATTTGGCCCTGGTGCGGGAAGAGGCGCCGCAACGCGAGCATGCGCTGCGCGATGTGTTCAACGCCCTGCGTTACCTGGTCAAAACTGGCTGCGGCTGGCGTTACCTGCCCCACGACTTGCCGCCCTGGGCCGCCGTGTATCAACAATGGGCCCGATGGCGGGATAACCGCTGTTTTGAGCACATGATGGCCGATTTGCGCGAACTGGCACGGGTGCTGGCCGGCCGCGAGGCCGAGCCCACGGCCGTGATTCTGGACTCGCGCACGGTGCAGAGCACACCCGAAAGCGGGGCCCGCGCCGGTTACGACGGGGCCAAGCGGCGCAAGGGCAGCAAGGTGCACGTGGCCGTCGACACGCTGGGCCACCTGCTGGCCGCCGTCGTCACGCCGGCCAACGAATCCGACCGCGGGCAGGTGGAGGCGCTCTGCCAGCGAGTGCAGCAGGTCACGGGCCAAAAGGTACAGGTGGCGTATGTGGATCAGGGCTACACGGGCGAGGCAGCCGAATACGCCGCTGCCGTGCACGATATTGACTTACGGGTTATTGCCAAGCCAGCCGGACAAACCGGCTTTGTGCTGTTGCCCCGCCGCTGGGTCGTCGAGCGCAGCTTCGGCTGGGCCGCTCGCTTCCGACGCTTGGCCCGCGACTACGAACGCCTGGCCCTGACCATGCAACAGTTTCATTTCCTGGCCTTCGCGACACTCTTGCTGGCAAAAGGCGTTTTTCGCGCCACTAGTCCATAA
- a CDS encoding acyl-CoA dehydrogenase family protein yields MPITAQPIKDPLAPEAAAAALAPRLLAQAAESDQLGGFPEQEFSWLREAGLLLAPLPASLGGSGLADSAQTLPLLRVLRHIGRGNLAVGRVYEGHVNALQLLQHFGQPTQVAGWAADAAAGHLFGVWNTEAHDGVKLEPLPDGRYRLQGSKTFASGAGHVTRPLLTAALPGGGWQMLILPADTHSPALDASFWRPLGMRASASFRADFTGLEIGPQDLLGVPGNYYQQPAFSGGAIRFAAVQLGGAEAVFDETRRFLQRLGRTDDPYQRQRLGEMSMLIESGNLWLRGAADHATRPAAETDHEATVAYVNMMRTAIEEICLRVLQQAERCVGARGLLQPEPFERLHRDLTHYLRQPAPDAAQADAGRFVLSRPEPAYHIWNV; encoded by the coding sequence ATGCCTATTACTGCCCAACCTATAAAAGACCCGCTTGCTCCCGAAGCCGCCGCCGCCGCGCTGGCGCCCCGTCTGCTGGCCCAGGCTGCCGAATCCGACCAGTTAGGCGGCTTTCCTGAGCAGGAGTTCAGCTGGCTGCGCGAGGCCGGCTTGCTGCTGGCGCCGCTGCCAGCCAGTTTGGGGGGTAGTGGCCTCGCCGACTCCGCCCAGACCCTGCCACTGCTGCGCGTGCTGCGCCACATCGGGCGGGGCAACTTGGCGGTGGGGCGCGTGTATGAGGGCCACGTGAATGCCCTGCAATTGCTGCAGCATTTTGGCCAGCCCACGCAGGTAGCCGGCTGGGCCGCCGATGCCGCCGCCGGCCACCTGTTTGGGGTCTGGAATACCGAGGCGCATGATGGGGTGAAGCTGGAGCCCCTGCCCGATGGCCGCTACAGGCTGCAGGGCAGCAAAACCTTTGCGTCCGGCGCCGGCCACGTTACCCGGCCATTGCTGACGGCAGCTTTGCCCGGTGGTGGCTGGCAGATGCTGATTCTCCCCGCCGACACTCACTCACCTGCCCTGGATGCCAGCTTCTGGCGGCCCCTGGGCATGCGCGCCTCAGCCAGCTTCCGGGCCGACTTTACAGGCCTGGAAATCGGGCCGCAGGATCTGCTGGGCGTGCCCGGCAACTATTATCAGCAGCCGGCCTTCAGCGGCGGGGCTATTCGGTTTGCGGCGGTGCAGTTGGGCGGGGCGGAGGCCGTGTTTGATGAAACGCGGCGCTTTCTGCAGCGCCTGGGCCGCACCGATGACCCGTACCAGCGCCAGCGCCTCGGCGAGATGAGCATGCTGATAGAATCCGGTAACTTGTGGCTGCGCGGGGCCGCCGACCACGCCACACGGCCCGCGGCCGAAACCGACCACGAGGCCACGGTGGCCTATGTCAACATGATGCGGACGGCCATTGAGGAAATCTGCCTGCGCGTGCTGCAGCAGGCCGAACGTTGCGTGGGCGCCCGCGGCCTGCTGCAGCCCGAGCCCTTCGAGCGCCTGCACCGCGACCTGACCCACTACCTGCGCCAGCCCGCCCCCGACGCGGCCCAGGCCGATGCCGGCCGCTTCGTTTTGAGCCGGCCGGAACCCGCTTATCACATTTGGAATGTCTGA
- a CDS encoding rod shape-determining protein — protein sequence MGFFNFLTSDIAIDLGTANTLIIHNDKIVVDEPSIIAKDRTTNKVIAVGRQAQQMHEKTHDNIKTIRPLKDGVIADFHAAEEMIKGMIKMIDTRNRLFQPSHRMVICIPSGITEVEKRAVRDSAEHAGAKEVWMIQEPMAAAIGIGIDVEQPVGSMIIDIGGGTTEIAVIALSGIVCDQSIKTAGDVFNQDILDYMRRQHNLLIGERSAERIKIEVGAALTELDVTPPDFEVRGRDLMTGIPKVIKVTSSEIAIALDKSVAKIEEAVLKALEISPPELSADIYENGIHLTGGGALLRGLDKRLAAKTKLPIHIAEDPLRAVVRGTGAAIKNIQAFRSVLLT from the coding sequence ATGGGTTTCTTTAATTTCCTCACCAGCGATATTGCCATCGACCTGGGAACGGCCAATACGCTCATCATCCACAACGACAAAATCGTGGTGGACGAGCCGAGCATCATCGCCAAAGACCGCACGACCAATAAAGTAATTGCCGTGGGCCGGCAAGCGCAGCAGATGCACGAAAAGACCCACGATAATATCAAGACTATCCGCCCGCTCAAGGATGGCGTTATTGCCGACTTCCACGCCGCCGAGGAGATGATCAAAGGCATGATCAAGATGATTGACACGCGCAACCGGCTGTTTCAGCCGTCGCACCGCATGGTCATCTGCATTCCGTCGGGCATTACGGAGGTGGAAAAGCGCGCGGTGCGTGACTCCGCCGAGCACGCCGGCGCCAAGGAAGTCTGGATGATTCAGGAGCCCATGGCCGCCGCCATCGGCATCGGCATCGACGTGGAGCAGCCCGTGGGGTCGATGATCATCGACATCGGGGGTGGCACCACCGAAATTGCGGTAATTGCCCTGTCGGGTATCGTCTGTGACCAGTCCATCAAAACGGCCGGCGACGTCTTCAACCAGGATATTCTCGACTACATGCGCCGCCAGCACAACCTGCTGATCGGGGAGCGTTCGGCTGAGCGGATCAAGATTGAAGTAGGCGCGGCCCTCACCGAGTTGGACGTGACCCCGCCCGACTTTGAGGTGCGCGGCCGCGACCTGATGACCGGCATTCCGAAGGTTATCAAAGTGACGTCGTCGGAAATTGCCATTGCTCTCGATAAGTCGGTGGCCAAGATTGAGGAAGCGGTGCTAAAGGCGCTGGAGATTTCGCCGCCTGAGCTGTCGGCTGATATCTACGAAAACGGCATTCACCTGACCGGCGGCGGTGCCCTACTGCGTGGCCTCGACAAGCGCCTGGCCGCCAAAACCAAGTTGCCGATTCACATTGCCGAGGACCCGCTGCGTGCCGTCGTGCGCGGCACCGGCGCGGCCATCAAAAATATCCAGGCTTTCCGCAGCGTGCTGCTAACCTAA
- a CDS encoding class I SAM-dependent DNA methyltransferase — MNSQQPNTLPPDYFEAVYRANTDPWNFETSPYEHAKYADTLAALPPERHYASGFEVGCSLGVLTEMLAPRCRHLLSIDVAEAPLVRARQRCAHLPQVEFQRLTLPDDFPTDRRFDLMVLSEVGYYWAMPDLERVATALLSALQPGGHLLLVHWTPPVHDYPLTGDEVHDFFLSQAGSGAPLTHVHGHRAAQYRLDLLSKS, encoded by the coding sequence ATGAACTCTCAGCAACCCAACACGCTGCCGCCCGATTACTTTGAAGCAGTCTACCGCGCCAATACGGACCCGTGGAACTTCGAAACCAGCCCTTACGAGCACGCCAAATACGCCGACACGCTGGCCGCACTGCCGCCGGAGCGGCACTACGCAAGTGGGTTTGAGGTAGGCTGCTCATTGGGAGTACTCACCGAAATGCTTGCGCCCCGTTGCCGGCACCTGCTGTCGATTGATGTGGCGGAAGCACCCTTGGTGCGGGCCCGGCAACGGTGTGCGCACCTGCCCCAGGTGGAATTTCAGCGCCTGACTCTGCCCGATGACTTCCCCACAGACCGTCGCTTCGATCTGATGGTACTCTCGGAAGTTGGCTACTACTGGGCCATGCCCGACCTGGAGCGCGTAGCCACGGCGCTGCTCTCGGCGCTGCAACCGGGCGGGCATCTGCTGCTGGTGCACTGGACTCCGCCCGTGCACGACTACCCACTCACCGGCGACGAAGTGCATGACTTCTTTCTGTCCCAAGCTGGCTCTGGCGCCCCGCTGACGCACGTGCACGGCCACCGGGCAGCGCAATACCGGCTCGACCTGCTAAGTAAAAGCTAG
- the purH gene encoding bifunctional phosphoribosylaminoimidazolecarboxamide formyltransferase/IMP cyclohydrolase, protein MSQPIRSALVSVYYKDRLEPLVALLKQHGVTIYSTGGTQQFIEEQGAEVTAVESLTGFPAVFGGRVKTLHPKVFGGILQRRHEAGDQQEASQHQIPPIDLVIVDLYPFEETVASGAAEADVIEKIDIGGISLLRAAAKNFRDVLVVSSRDQYAAVTELLTQKNCATDLDDRRHYAAAAFEATSHYDTQIFRYMAQGTELSTAALKVSEKPATALRYGENPHQAGTFYGDLNALFDQLHGKQLSYNNLVDVDAAVLLMQEFDAQGPAACAILKHTNACGIAQADTVHTAYLNALSCDPVSAFGGVIIVNKPVDAATAEELSKLFFEVLIAPEFEADALPILQSKKNRILLRQKPVQFPAQQVKTLLNGMIAQDFDRQVEGAAEFRTVTESAPTADEVAALEFALKVCKHTKSNTIVLARAGQLLASGVGQTSRVDALRQAIEKARSFGFDLQGAVMASDAFFPFPDCVEIAGEAGIRAVVQPGGSIKDQDSISACNRLGMAMVLTGVRHFKH, encoded by the coding sequence ATGTCGCAGCCCATTCGCTCCGCCCTCGTTTCTGTATATTATAAAGACCGCCTCGAACCGTTGGTGGCGCTGCTCAAGCAGCACGGCGTCACGATCTACTCCACCGGCGGCACCCAGCAGTTCATCGAGGAGCAGGGCGCCGAGGTAACGGCCGTGGAAAGCCTGACGGGCTTTCCGGCCGTGTTTGGCGGCCGCGTGAAAACGCTGCATCCGAAGGTGTTCGGCGGCATTCTCCAGCGCCGCCACGAGGCCGGCGACCAGCAGGAAGCCAGCCAGCACCAGATTCCGCCCATCGACCTGGTGATTGTCGACCTCTACCCGTTCGAGGAAACCGTGGCCTCCGGCGCGGCCGAGGCCGACGTCATCGAGAAGATTGACATCGGCGGCATCTCGCTGCTGCGGGCTGCCGCCAAAAACTTCCGCGACGTGCTGGTGGTGAGCTCCCGCGACCAGTACGCGGCCGTGACCGAGTTGCTGACCCAGAAGAATTGCGCCACCGACCTCGACGACCGCCGCCACTACGCTGCCGCCGCCTTCGAGGCCACCTCGCACTACGACACCCAGATCTTCCGGTACATGGCCCAGGGCACGGAGCTGAGCACCGCCGCCCTGAAGGTGAGCGAGAAGCCCGCCACCGCCCTGCGCTACGGCGAAAACCCCCACCAGGCCGGCACCTTCTACGGCGACCTGAACGCCCTCTTCGACCAGCTCCACGGCAAGCAGCTCAGCTACAACAACCTCGTGGACGTGGACGCCGCCGTGCTGCTCATGCAGGAGTTCGACGCCCAGGGCCCGGCAGCCTGCGCCATCCTCAAGCACACCAACGCCTGCGGCATCGCCCAGGCCGATACGGTACACACAGCCTACCTTAACGCCCTCAGCTGCGACCCGGTGTCGGCTTTCGGGGGTGTCATCATCGTGAACAAGCCCGTGGATGCCGCCACGGCCGAGGAACTGAGCAAGCTGTTCTTTGAAGTGCTGATTGCGCCGGAGTTCGAGGCCGACGCGCTGCCCATCCTGCAAAGCAAGAAAAACCGCATTCTCCTGCGTCAGAAGCCGGTGCAGTTTCCGGCTCAGCAAGTGAAAACCCTGCTCAACGGCATGATAGCGCAGGACTTCGACCGCCAGGTGGAAGGCGCCGCCGAGTTCCGCACAGTAACCGAGTCGGCGCCGACGGCCGACGAAGTGGCGGCGCTGGAATTCGCCCTCAAAGTGTGCAAGCACACCAAGAGCAACACCATCGTGCTGGCGCGGGCCGGCCAGCTGCTGGCGTCCGGCGTGGGCCAGACCTCGCGCGTAGATGCTCTACGCCAGGCCATCGAGAAGGCCCGCAGCTTCGGCTTCGATCTGCAGGGAGCCGTCATGGCCTCCGACGCCTTCTTCCCCTTCCCTGACTGCGTGGAAATTGCCGGCGAGGCGGGTATCCGCGCCGTGGTGCAGCCCGGCGGCTCCATCAAAGACCAGGACAGCATTAGCGCCTGCAACCGCCTGGGCATGGCCATGGTGCTCACCGGCGTGCGGCACTTCAAGCACTAA
- a CDS encoding PIG-L deacetylase family protein — protein MSDATALDFHALPLRPAAYAASLGPTAVIAPHPDDESLGCGGLLALLARAGLPVWCVLVSDGTMSHPNSQRFPAERRQAIREQELQAALAELGVGPQMLLPLGLPDGAVPTPDTPAGAAAVKRLTAFFRRTRPATVLAPWRRDPHPDHRATSLLVRVALAELEQPPRLIEYLVWAWERATPADLPHTNEAAGWRLNIEPVLAQKARAIAAHRSQLAPGVFDDDPMGFLLTESMLAHFQLPYEAYIEVTD, from the coding sequence ATGTCTGATGCTACGGCCCTTGATTTTCACGCCCTGCCCTTACGGCCGGCCGCCTACGCGGCTTCGCTGGGGCCCACGGCCGTCATAGCGCCCCACCCCGACGACGAAAGCCTGGGCTGCGGCGGCCTGCTGGCCCTGCTGGCCAGGGCCGGTCTGCCCGTGTGGTGCGTGCTGGTCAGCGACGGCACGATGTCGCACCCCAACTCCCAACGGTTTCCGGCTGAGCGCCGCCAGGCCATTCGGGAGCAGGAACTGCAGGCCGCATTGGCAGAGCTGGGCGTAGGTCCGCAGATGCTGCTGCCGCTGGGTTTGCCCGACGGTGCCGTACCCACGCCCGACACCCCGGCCGGCGCCGCTGCCGTGAAGCGGCTGACAGCCTTTTTCCGGCGCACGCGGCCAGCCACCGTACTGGCCCCCTGGCGCCGCGACCCGCACCCCGACCACCGGGCCACCAGCCTGCTGGTGCGGGTGGCGCTGGCCGAACTAGAGCAGCCGCCCCGGCTCATCGAGTACCTCGTGTGGGCCTGGGAGCGCGCCACCCCGGCCGATCTGCCTCATACCAACGAAGCCGCTGGCTGGCGCCTGAACATCGAACCGGTGCTGGCGCAGAAAGCGCGGGCCATTGCCGCGCACCGCTCGCAGCTGGCCCCCGGAGTGTTTGATGATGACCCTATGGGCTTTCTGCTTACAGAGAGCATGCTCGCGCACTTTCAGCTGCCGTATGAGGCCTATATAGAAGTTACGGATTAG
- the mreC gene encoding rod shape-determining protein MreC, whose protein sequence is MRNLFAFLFRYRGMLVFALLEVASFYLLIRNSTYQRAAFFNSANSYVGQVLDVRTQIYDYFRLVGINQGLVQENAALRQQLYLADVSRREARRLPVQQDSASQARLAGLAYPDSLLLGLRPLPTRNPDYPLIPARVLNNTLRRVDNYLTLNVGTRQGLRPGMGVLAASGIVGRVKVVSENYATVTSVLHSKTFISAKILRDNTFGSIRWLGDDPTHALLDNIPRQNKLLRGDTIVTSGYNAVFPEGVLVGTIDGFVKEPDKNFWTVRVRLAVNFANLTYVYVVNPRPKAERDTLELKAGMKPEGEERP, encoded by the coding sequence ATGCGTAATCTGTTCGCCTTTCTGTTTCGCTACCGGGGGATGCTCGTGTTTGCGTTGCTGGAGGTGGCCAGTTTTTATCTGCTGATTCGCAACAGTACCTACCAGCGGGCGGCGTTTTTCAACTCGGCCAATTCCTACGTGGGGCAGGTGCTCGACGTGCGGACGCAGATCTACGATTACTTCCGGCTGGTGGGCATCAACCAAGGGCTGGTGCAGGAAAACGCCGCGCTACGCCAGCAGCTGTACCTGGCCGACGTGAGCCGCCGCGAGGCGCGCCGCTTGCCCGTGCAGCAGGACAGCGCCTCGCAGGCCCGCCTGGCCGGCCTCGCCTACCCCGACTCGCTGCTGCTGGGGCTGCGCCCGCTGCCCACCCGCAACCCCGACTACCCGCTGATTCCGGCCCGGGTGCTCAACAACACCCTCCGTCGCGTGGACAACTACCTCACCCTGAACGTGGGCACCCGGCAGGGTTTGCGGCCAGGTATGGGTGTGCTGGCCGCGTCCGGCATTGTGGGCCGGGTGAAAGTGGTGAGCGAGAACTACGCCACCGTCACGTCGGTGCTGCACTCCAAAACCTTTATTTCGGCCAAGATCCTGCGCGACAATACGTTCGGCAGTATCCGCTGGCTTGGCGACGACCCCACGCACGCGCTGCTCGACAACATCCCGCGCCAGAACAAGCTGTTGCGCGGCGACACCATCGTGACGTCGGGCTACAACGCGGTGTTCCCGGAAGGCGTGCTGGTGGGCACCATCGACGGGTTTGTGAAGGAGCCCGACAAGAACTTCTGGACGGTGCGGGTGCGGCTGGCCGTCAATTTCGCCAACTTAACCTACGTGTACGTGGTGAACCCAAGGCCTAAGGCCGAGCGTGATACGCTGGAACTGAAAGCAGGCATGAAGCCGGAAGGGGAGGAGCGGCCATGA
- a CDS encoding outer membrane beta-barrel protein: protein MRFFTLLTICFLLFNTAIQAQRKSFIPGYVVNERGDTLRGTIQSSRVISENGIRFRPAGSTEVTEYLPTQIRAFGLDDRRRFLVRKLVLPRKAYAQLPVRDTAATSVYLQQLTTGAANLYRLDFEGSTRFLIAMPTSGLVNLEAVNFRIVLQTLFSSCPAAVAQIPRTRLEENSLTQLVLSYSSCTPQPTTKDLRRESTPEEEYHTHFALQGGYVSSHLYYPKSRTLQASAMDQSGGWIAGMSLYLRNQGPLAFGIEAQYTERNGTGKEKYTVSSFYANSGEQFLLQRHIDVKTLLFPLVVHYTLGKTSLQPYVSAGPVVGFSFGNKIWYEDTYFLTPPPTFPAILPTELIKQVDLLGLDDKISFVAGGQVSAGIRPHVGKQAFILEACYGFGREISSISPGPLYFKNSMVRLGLEF from the coding sequence ATGCGTTTTTTTACTCTTCTAACAATCTGTTTTCTACTATTTAATACAGCGATACAGGCACAGCGGAAGTCTTTTATTCCGGGCTATGTTGTGAATGAGCGAGGCGACACGTTGCGCGGCACTATCCAAAGCTCCCGCGTAATTTCCGAGAACGGCATCCGGTTCAGGCCCGCTGGCAGCACAGAGGTGACAGAATATCTGCCCACCCAAATTCGGGCTTTCGGCCTCGATGACCGGCGGCGTTTTCTGGTGCGCAAGCTTGTGTTGCCCCGCAAGGCCTATGCGCAATTGCCTGTCCGCGATACTGCTGCTACCAGCGTGTATTTGCAGCAGCTCACTACTGGCGCGGCAAACCTGTACCGGCTGGATTTTGAAGGCAGCACCCGCTTCCTAATAGCCATGCCTACAAGCGGGCTAGTAAATCTGGAAGCGGTAAACTTCCGGATTGTACTCCAGACACTGTTTAGCAGCTGCCCGGCCGCTGTGGCCCAGATACCGCGCACCCGTCTGGAAGAGAATTCTCTGACCCAACTGGTGCTGAGCTACAGCAGTTGCACACCGCAGCCCACCACCAAGGACCTGCGCAGGGAATCGACTCCTGAAGAAGAGTACCATACACATTTCGCTTTGCAAGGCGGCTACGTGTCTTCTCACCTGTACTACCCAAAATCCCGCACGCTTCAGGCTAGCGCAATGGACCAAAGTGGAGGATGGATAGCAGGCATGAGCCTTTATCTACGAAACCAAGGCCCCTTGGCCTTCGGCATAGAAGCGCAATACACAGAGCGCAACGGTACCGGAAAGGAGAAGTACACCGTTTCGTCGTTTTACGCCAATTCTGGCGAGCAGTTCTTGTTACAACGGCACATAGATGTTAAAACGCTGCTTTTCCCACTAGTTGTCCACTATACGCTTGGCAAAACCAGCCTTCAGCCATATGTAAGCGCCGGACCAGTCGTGGGCTTTAGCTTTGGAAATAAAATCTGGTATGAAGACACTTATTTTCTTACTCCACCACCTACTTTTCCTGCTATCTTGCCAACGGAGCTTATCAAGCAAGTAGACTTATTGGGGCTTGACGATAAGATTAGTTTCGTTGCCGGCGGTCAGGTTTCAGCTGGTATTAGGCCTCACGTAGGCAAGCAGGCCTTCATTCTGGAGGCCTGCTACGGATTTGGCCGTGAGATAAGCAGCATCTCCCCAGGCCCGCTGTACTTCAAGAACAGCATGGTGCGATTAGGGCTTGAATTTTAA
- a CDS encoding glycosyltransferase, whose amino-acid sequence MDSATVVLSSQASAQACATASLWQHLAPPAATLAVCVIIPAKDEASQFPETLAALAAQVDEHGQPLPPGSYEVLVLANNCHDRTAAVVRNFAYSHPLMVVQVAEVVLAAPEAHVGRARRLLMDEACRRLEQTAGSRGIIASTDADTRVAATWLAATQAEFAAGADAVGGRIYPEAVAGEVCVRRTHLRDARYRLLRARLEALLDPDPADMWPRHHQHFGASLALTVAAYRLVGGLPVVPYLEDEALWQALRSHDLRLRHSPKVCVSTSGRHQGRVEVGLSWQLREWASLLHQQREPYVESGASLAAEWQARRQLRQLWKETQAQSARVPHCVQLAAALSVPASGLARELAAVTSFGMLWEWVMQHRARWRRQRLVPLTQAILELRQLLERHEPGVASQVLPGAPRIR is encoded by the coding sequence ATGGATTCTGCTACTGTCGTCTTATCATCCCAGGCATCTGCCCAGGCCTGCGCTACGGCCAGTCTGTGGCAACACCTGGCGCCGCCGGCTGCCACGCTGGCGGTTTGCGTCATCATTCCGGCCAAGGATGAGGCCAGCCAGTTCCCCGAAACCCTGGCGGCGCTGGCGGCCCAGGTAGACGAGCACGGCCAGCCGCTGCCACCCGGCAGCTACGAGGTGCTGGTGCTGGCCAACAACTGCCACGACCGCACGGCCGCCGTGGTGCGCAATTTTGCCTACTCGCACCCTTTGATGGTGGTGCAGGTTGCCGAAGTTGTGCTGGCCGCCCCCGAAGCCCACGTGGGCCGGGCCCGCCGCCTGCTGATGGATGAGGCCTGCCGCCGACTGGAACAAACGGCCGGCTCCCGCGGCATCATTGCCAGCACCGACGCCGACACGCGCGTGGCGGCCACCTGGCTGGCCGCCACGCAGGCCGAATTTGCCGCCGGCGCCGATGCCGTGGGCGGGCGCATTTACCCGGAGGCCGTTGCCGGTGAGGTCTGCGTGCGGCGCACCCATCTGCGCGATGCCCGCTACCGCCTGCTGCGGGCCCGACTCGAAGCCCTGCTCGACCCCGACCCTGCCGACATGTGGCCGCGCCATCACCAGCACTTCGGGGCCAGCCTGGCGCTTACTGTGGCCGCTTACCGCCTAGTTGGCGGGCTGCCTGTGGTGCCTTATCTGGAAGACGAGGCGCTCTGGCAGGCCCTGCGAAGCCACGATTTGCGCCTGCGCCACAGCCCCAAAGTGTGCGTCAGCACCTCAGGGCGGCACCAGGGGCGGGTAGAAGTGGGCCTGTCGTGGCAGTTGCGGGAGTGGGCCAGCCTGCTGCACCAGCAGCGGGAGCCTTACGTGGAAAGCGGCGCCAGCCTGGCCGCCGAGTGGCAGGCCCGCCGGCAGCTGCGGCAACTGTGGAAGGAAACTCAGGCGCAGTCTGCGCGTGTGCCGCACTGCGTGCAGCTGGCGGCGGCGCTGAGTGTGCCTGCCAGCGGGTTAGCGCGGGAGCTGGCCGCTGTCACTTCCTTCGGAATGCTGTGGGAATGGGTGATGCAGCACCGTGCCCGGTGGCGGCGTCAGCGTTTGGTGCCACTCACGCAGGCTATTCTGGAACTGCGGCAGCTACTGGAGCGCCACGAGCCGGGAGTAGCCAGCCAGGTGCTGCCGGGCGCCCCGCGCATACGCTAG